A single region of the Paraburkholderia megapolitana genome encodes:
- the moeA gene encoding molybdopterin molybdotransferase MoeA yields MTTPDDLSRCVDQYDPDALPVHAAQAIVRQWATPHTEIEHVSLHDALDRVLAEDIVSPIDVPAHDNSAMDGYAFDGAALISAPDDVTLKVTGKALAGHPFAGTVAAGTCVRVMTGAWLPAGCDTVVPQELVSREGETIHFPTDALHAGANRRRTGEDLARGSVALHAGRIVRAGDAGLLASLGIGDVPVRRRLRVAFFSTGDELRSLGEPLAPGCVYDSNRHTLSAMLRRLNLETLDLGVVRDEPAALEAALRDAASNADVVLTSGGVSVGEADFTRKLLQTFGDVAFWSLAMRPGRPLAFGRIWSGERPGAGRPALFFGLPGNPVAVMVTFYQIVREALLAMAGATPQPVPLITATSRTAIRKRAGRTEYQRGIAERDTKGQWHVVPTGSQSSGALSSMSEANCFIVLAHEQTNIDTGDTVDIMLFDGLV; encoded by the coding sequence ATGACCACGCCTGACGATCTCTCCCGTTGCGTCGACCAGTACGACCCAGATGCCCTGCCGGTCCATGCCGCGCAGGCAATCGTGCGTCAATGGGCCACGCCGCACACTGAGATCGAACACGTGTCGCTGCACGATGCGCTCGACCGCGTACTGGCCGAAGACATCGTGTCGCCGATCGACGTTCCCGCGCACGACAACTCGGCAATGGACGGCTACGCATTCGACGGTGCGGCGCTCATCAGCGCGCCCGACGACGTGACGCTCAAGGTGACCGGCAAGGCACTCGCAGGACATCCGTTTGCGGGCACGGTCGCAGCAGGTACCTGCGTGCGTGTGATGACCGGCGCATGGTTGCCCGCCGGCTGCGACACGGTCGTGCCGCAAGAACTCGTCAGCCGCGAAGGCGAGACGATCCACTTCCCCACCGATGCACTGCACGCCGGCGCAAACCGTCGACGCACCGGCGAAGACCTCGCGCGCGGCAGCGTCGCGCTACATGCCGGGCGCATCGTGCGTGCCGGCGATGCTGGTCTGCTCGCATCGCTGGGCATTGGCGACGTGCCGGTGCGGAGGCGTTTGCGCGTCGCGTTCTTCTCGACCGGCGACGAACTGCGCTCGCTCGGCGAACCGCTCGCACCAGGCTGCGTGTACGACAGCAACCGGCACACGCTGTCCGCAATGCTGCGCCGGTTGAATCTCGAGACGCTCGATCTCGGTGTGGTGCGCGACGAACCGGCCGCACTCGAAGCCGCGCTACGCGATGCGGCGTCGAACGCCGACGTCGTGCTGACATCGGGTGGCGTCTCGGTCGGCGAAGCAGATTTCACGCGCAAGCTGCTGCAAACGTTTGGCGATGTCGCGTTCTGGAGCCTCGCGATGCGACCGGGCCGCCCGCTCGCGTTCGGTCGCATCTGGTCGGGCGAACGGCCCGGCGCCGGACGACCCGCGCTATTCTTCGGCTTGCCGGGCAACCCGGTCGCGGTGATGGTGACGTTCTATCAGATCGTGCGCGAAGCGCTGCTTGCCATGGCCGGTGCGACACCGCAGCCGGTACCGTTGATCACCGCGACGAGCCGCACAGCGATCCGCAAACGCGCGGGACGCACCGAGTATCAGCGCGGCATCGCAGAGCGGGATACGAAAGGCCAGTGGCACGTCGTGCCGACCGGTTCGCAAAGTTCAGGCGCGCTCAGTTCGATGAGCGAAGCCAACTGCTTCATCGTGCTCGCGCACGAACAGACCAATATCGACACGGGAGACACCGTCGATATCATGCTGTTCGACGGCCTTGTCTGA
- a CDS encoding GNAT family N-acetyltransferase, with translation MAAAIRAATPADVGAIYALIVELAEFEKLTHLLTVTQAGLHDALFGARALTEALVAEDAGSIVGYALFFHNFSTFVGRRGLYLEDLYVQPSQRGSGLGTAILQRLAALAVERECGRFEWTVLDWNQMAIDFYQKMGATVLPDWRVVRMTGAALDALATSAPRKTR, from the coding sequence ATGGCTGCCGCAATCCGCGCGGCCACCCCCGCCGATGTCGGTGCGATCTACGCGCTGATTGTCGAACTGGCGGAATTCGAAAAGCTCACGCATCTGTTGACCGTGACGCAAGCGGGCTTGCACGATGCGCTGTTCGGTGCGCGGGCGTTGACGGAAGCGCTGGTCGCGGAAGATGCCGGCAGCATCGTCGGCTATGCGCTCTTCTTCCATAACTTCTCGACCTTCGTCGGCAGGCGCGGGCTGTATCTGGAAGACCTGTACGTGCAGCCGTCGCAACGCGGCAGCGGGCTCGGCACCGCGATCCTGCAGCGACTCGCGGCACTGGCTGTGGAGCGCGAATGCGGACGTTTTGAATGGACGGTGCTCGACTGGAACCAGATGGCCATCGATTTCTATCAGAAGATGGGCGCCACCGTGCTGCCCGACTGGCGCGTTGTCCGGATGACCGGGGCCGCGCTCGATGCGCTCGCGACAAGCGCCCCGCGCAAGACCCGCTGA
- the rmuC gene encoding DNA recombination protein RmuC produces MTMTLVGAIVIVALAVALVIALLILMRGAGRSREDARLTELGERAVAATDAQTRAFERLERELRSEIVDTARTSRTELSGGFAQFQQTLAAQLTSIATVQNNQIDGFAQQLVKLTETNAQQLEAVRQSLQLQAQHARDEQGSALKRFGDTLTQQLSQLTEANDRRFGEVRATIEQRLKDIETNNATKLEEMRRTVDEKLHATLEQRLGESFKLVSDRLEQVHRGLGEMQTLAAGVGDLKKVLTNVKTRGTWGEVQLEALLEQLLTPDQYAKNVATVPKSNERVEFAIRLPGNTSADGVPVPVWLPLDAKFPREDYERLIDAQERADPVAVEEASRALEARVRAEARSIAEKYVSPPHTTDFALLYLPTEGLYAEVLRRTGLTDLLQREYRVTIAGPTTLTALLNSLQMGFRTLAIEKRSSEVWQVLGAVKTEFGKFGDVLARTKSQLETVTRSIEAAEVRTRAMGRKLRDVEALPGEQASGLLGDAASGADADES; encoded by the coding sequence ATGACCATGACTCTCGTAGGCGCGATCGTGATCGTCGCGCTCGCCGTGGCGCTCGTTATAGCGCTGCTGATCCTGATGCGCGGGGCAGGGCGTTCGCGCGAGGACGCGCGGCTCACCGAACTCGGCGAACGCGCGGTTGCCGCAACCGACGCGCAGACGCGCGCGTTCGAACGGCTCGAACGCGAACTGCGCAGCGAAATTGTCGACACCGCGCGTACGTCGCGTACCGAGCTGAGCGGCGGCTTTGCGCAGTTCCAGCAGACGCTTGCCGCGCAACTGACGAGCATCGCGACTGTGCAGAACAATCAGATCGACGGTTTTGCGCAGCAGCTCGTGAAGCTCACCGAGACCAATGCACAGCAACTCGAAGCGGTGCGCCAGAGCCTGCAACTGCAGGCCCAGCATGCGCGCGACGAACAGGGCTCGGCGTTGAAGCGCTTCGGCGACACGCTGACGCAACAACTCTCGCAACTGACCGAAGCGAACGATCGCCGCTTCGGCGAAGTGCGCGCGACGATCGAACAGCGCCTGAAAGACATCGAGACGAACAACGCGACGAAGCTCGAAGAGATGCGCCGCACGGTCGACGAGAAACTGCACGCAACGCTCGAACAGCGTCTTGGCGAATCGTTCAAGCTGGTTTCCGATCGGCTGGAGCAGGTACATCGCGGGCTCGGCGAGATGCAGACGCTGGCCGCGGGCGTGGGCGACCTGAAGAAGGTGCTGACCAATGTGAAGACACGCGGCACGTGGGGCGAAGTGCAGCTCGAGGCGCTGCTCGAACAGTTGCTGACACCCGATCAATACGCGAAGAATGTCGCGACCGTGCCGAAGAGCAATGAGCGTGTCGAGTTCGCGATTCGTTTGCCGGGCAACACATCGGCGGATGGCGTGCCTGTGCCCGTATGGCTGCCGCTCGATGCGAAATTTCCGCGCGAAGACTACGAGCGCCTGATCGATGCACAGGAGCGGGCAGACCCGGTTGCCGTCGAGGAAGCGTCGCGTGCGCTCGAGGCGCGGGTGCGCGCCGAAGCACGCTCGATTGCGGAAAAATACGTGTCGCCGCCGCACACCACCGACTTCGCACTGCTCTATCTGCCAACCGAAGGGCTCTACGCGGAGGTGCTACGTCGCACGGGCCTGACGGATCTGCTGCAACGCGAGTATCGCGTGACGATTGCCGGGCCGACGACGCTCACGGCATTGTTGAACAGCTTGCAGATGGGCTTCAGGACACTCGCGATCGAGAAGCGCTCGAGCGAAGTGTGGCAGGTGCTCGGTGCGGTGAAGACGGAGTTCGGCAAATTCGGCGACGTGCTGGCGAGAACGAAGTCGCAGCTCGAAACCGTCACCCGGTCGATCGAGGCCGCCGAGGTGCGCACGCGCGCAATGGGCCGCAAGCTACGCGACGTCGAGGCGTTGCCCGGCGAGCAGGCGAGCGGTCTGCTAGGCGATGCGGCGAGCGGGGCCGATGCGGATGAGTCGTAA